A stretch of Thermococcus bergensis DNA encodes these proteins:
- a CDS encoding nucleotidyltransferase family protein, which produces MQAYILAFPERKWENYLTPILEEPMIRIVERRLLSAKRIDEVITIVRKDQLRKFSLHISNPVGVSARNKLEALYKALPFSGDVFLVEGNMPLVMPFLVNYLSTLFYESDADALIPVWADGSPEVTHAFYNARALRKAVETCLSENERRLSCISKYLDYEKVSIEELIKRNPKVSLSFFKVRTAFDVKFAEENIEKGF; this is translated from the coding sequence ATGCAGGCATATATACTTGCCTTTCCGGAAAGAAAGTGGGAAAACTATTTGACTCCAATACTTGAAGAACCTATGATAAGGATAGTTGAGAGGAGACTTTTAAGCGCAAAAAGAATTGATGAAGTCATCACAATAGTCAGAAAAGACCAGTTGAGAAAGTTTTCACTCCATATTTCAAATCCCGTTGGTGTAAGTGCAAGAAACAAGCTCGAAGCCCTTTACAAAGCGTTGCCATTTTCGGGGGACGTCTTCCTTGTAGAAGGCAACATGCCCCTGGTGATGCCATTCTTAGTGAATTACCTTTCGACGTTATTTTATGAGTCCGATGCAGATGCTTTAATCCCGGTTTGGGCCGATGGGAGCCCTGAAGTTACCCACGCGTTTTACAATGCAAGAGCCCTAAGAAAGGCCGTTGAGACATGCTTAAGCGAGAATGAGAGAAGGCTAAGCTGCATTTCAAAATACCTCGATTATGAAAAGGTCAGCATAGAGGAGCTTATCAAAAGAAATCCAAAAGTTTCGCTGAGTTTCTTTAAAGTAAGGACTGCCTTTGACGTTAAATTTGCGGAAGAAAATATTGAAAAGGGGTTCTAA
- a CDS encoding biotin transporter BioY: protein MEAREITYAALFAALTAVGAQIAIPLGTVPITLQVLFVLLSGLILGAKLGFLSQIVYLFMGAIGLPVFANFSGGLAYIYGPTGGYLISFPLAAFLAGLVSEKRKRITDYAVGSAIGILVIYLLGWLRLGLFMGGDFEKAFMVGVVPFIPIDAVKGAIAVVIADRIHKSIKI, encoded by the coding sequence ATGGAGGCTAGGGAAATAACCTATGCAGCACTCTTTGCAGCCTTAACTGCAGTTGGTGCTCAAATAGCGATTCCACTCGGCACTGTGCCAATAACGCTTCAAGTCTTGTTCGTTTTGCTAAGCGGTCTGATCTTGGGGGCGAAATTGGGCTTCTTAAGTCAGATAGTGTATCTCTTCATGGGTGCTATCGGGCTTCCTGTTTTTGCGAACTTCAGCGGAGGTCTCGCTTACATTTACGGCCCTACTGGAGGATACCTTATATCGTTCCCCCTTGCGGCGTTTTTAGCGGGGTTGGTGAGTGAAAAACGGAAAAGAATAACTGACTATGCTGTAGGCTCTGCAATAGGCATTTTGGTAATTTATCTTCTGGGTTGGTTGAGATTAGGGCTTTTTATGGGGGGAGATTTTGAAAAGGCCTTTATGGTAGGGGTTGTTCCTTTTATCCCAATAGATGCTGTAAAAGGGGCCATAGCAGTTGTAATTGCAGACCGGATTCACAAGAGCATTAAAATTTAG
- a CDS encoding energy-coupling factor ABC transporter ATP-binding protein — MIEVRNLWHVYEGRKEALKGVSLTFGNEIIALVGPNGSGKTTLAKHLNGLLKPTKGEVIVDGMDTRKYSVAELARVVGYVFQNPEHMFFEENVFKEVAFGPKNLGLSEKEVEERVKWALREVNLEGYEDRSPYSLSGGEKQRLAIACILAMKPKYLILDEPTTGLDEKNAESVKKIIRNLHREGHGILLITHEMDLVLELAERVVLLYQGQKVFDGDVEEFFELDLRKYDLDKPKLLKISEKAGLGFVRDVEEFVKALEMRT; from the coding sequence ATGATAGAGGTAAGGAATCTGTGGCATGTCTATGAAGGGAGAAAAGAAGCTCTCAAGGGGGTTAGTTTAACTTTTGGAAACGAGATTATAGCTCTGGTTGGCCCCAACGGTTCTGGGAAAACAACCCTTGCAAAGCACTTGAACGGACTTTTAAAGCCAACAAAAGGCGAAGTTATAGTGGATGGAATGGACACTAGGAAATATAGTGTCGCCGAGCTTGCGAGGGTTGTTGGTTACGTTTTCCAGAATCCAGAGCATATGTTCTTTGAGGAGAACGTCTTTAAGGAAGTTGCCTTTGGCCCTAAAAATCTCGGTCTCTCAGAGAAAGAGGTTGAAGAGAGAGTTAAGTGGGCATTGAGAGAGGTCAACCTTGAGGGTTATGAGGATCGTTCCCCTTATTCCCTCAGCGGTGGGGAAAAGCAGCGTTTAGCAATAGCATGTATATTGGCCATGAAGCCCAAATATCTAATCCTCGACGAGCCAACTACAGGACTCGATGAAAAAAATGCCGAAAGCGTGAAGAAAATAATTAGAAACCTTCACAGAGAAGGGCACGGGATACTCTTAATAACCCACGAAATGGATTTGGTTCTCGAGCTGGCAGAGAGAGTTGTGCTCCTGTATCAAGGACAGAAGGTTTTTGATGGAGATGTTGAGGAATTTTTTGAGCTCGATTTAAGAAAATACGACTTGGATAAGCCGAAACTTCTCAAAATAAGCGAAAAAGCAGGTTTAGGATTTGTTAGAGACGTTGAGGAGTTTGTAAAGGCTTTGGAGATGAGAACATGA
- a CDS encoding energy-coupling factor transporter transmembrane component T family protein, producing MMYTLYLERDSLIHRLDPRVKIIGSFFGIVALILFNSPLLLFSIFLLIVSTLVLLGKITVKEIFKALKPIIPISIVAMVIWPFILKPWYFGLFIGFGYGIRLLSVALLTLGLIMTTPQRDLILGFIKMGMPYGIGLTLTIALRYIPTLYILAQTIMDAQKSRGLELEKGNFIQRAKNTVPILIPLIVASIKTAHELSIALESRAFGASKRRTFLYNIKMKARDYIALGIVSALFFLAVYARYFLGIGYIELF from the coding sequence ATGATGTACACGCTGTACCTTGAAAGGGACTCCCTCATCCACCGGCTTGATCCAAGGGTGAAGATAATCGGTTCGTTCTTTGGCATAGTAGCTTTAATTCTCTTTAACTCTCCCCTTTTGCTCTTCTCTATTTTCCTCCTGATAGTTTCTACCCTTGTTCTCTTGGGAAAGATAACGGTTAAGGAAATCTTCAAAGCCCTCAAACCTATCATCCCAATCTCCATAGTTGCGATGGTCATATGGCCGTTTATTCTAAAACCATGGTATTTTGGCCTCTTTATAGGATTTGGTTATGGAATAAGGCTTCTTTCGGTTGCCCTGCTCACTCTGGGCCTGATAATGACAACGCCCCAAAGGGATCTTATCCTTGGGTTCATTAAAATGGGAATGCCCTACGGGATTGGCCTTACATTAACAATAGCCCTCAGGTACATCCCAACCCTCTACATACTGGCCCAGACCATAATGGACGCCCAAAAGTCAAGAGGGCTTGAGCTTGAAAAGGGCAACTTTATCCAGAGGGCTAAAAATACAGTCCCCATTTTAATCCCTCTGATAGTTGCATCAATAAAAACTGCCCATGAGCTCAGCATAGCTCTGGAAAGCAGAGCATTCGGAGCAAGCAAAAGGAGGACTTTTCTCTATAACATCAAGATGAAAGCAAGGGATTACATAGCACTCGGAATAGTCTCCGCCCTGTTTTTCCTTGCAGTTTATGCAAGGTACTTTCTAGGTATTGGATACATCGAGCTATTCTAA
- a CDS encoding oligosaccharide repeat unit polymerase family protein, with product MRPGLPLLIPILFVTFITLGIASYKTLLVGTLFAAAFSYGVFKGEKIPWKEREFKFIKEEHLVWAFLISLLLIVLQIFMIRRVPLLDSSARHLLNPRLTALTYFLGVPSSVYLFSKGKKYSLAYPLLVALYGYRTPVLVSFLALGAAYSERRSFDLKYLVSFSLLILVGLIGIALLRGDAISSQLIRIQATTSVLDVIIDRAPWHGFYHGHLQWAGIRSYFLGGYSPRYLVARFLYVETGVSITPTLLGGMYLDFGVFSILEGFLLGIYYGMISKAESLLLKVVYYTTLAYGIVGVETGVLDLPVYVFFFIGFYALIRGKYSIRVTRVG from the coding sequence ATGAGACCAGGGCTCCCTCTCCTAATTCCCATCCTCTTCGTGACTTTCATAACTTTGGGAATTGCTTCATATAAGACTCTCTTAGTAGGCACACTTTTTGCAGCAGCTTTTTCTTATGGGGTTTTTAAAGGCGAAAAGATACCTTGGAAAGAGAGAGAATTCAAATTCATAAAAGAGGAACACTTAGTCTGGGCATTTTTAATCTCGCTACTTTTGATCGTGCTTCAGATATTTATGATTAGAAGGGTGCCCCTTCTGGATTCGTCAGCCAGGCACTTATTAAATCCTCGCCTAACGGCTTTGACGTACTTTTTGGGTGTTCCATCCAGTGTATATCTTTTTTCAAAAGGGAAGAAATACTCGCTTGCTTACCCGCTTCTCGTGGCATTATACGGGTACAGAACTCCAGTTTTGGTTAGTTTCTTGGCATTAGGAGCCGCTTATTCCGAGAGGAGAAGCTTTGATTTAAAGTATTTAGTATCTTTTTCGCTCCTAATTTTGGTCGGGCTTATTGGGATTGCTCTCTTGAGGGGAGATGCGATAAGCAGTCAGCTCATTAGAATCCAAGCTACGACATCTGTTTTAGACGTTATAATCGACAGAGCCCCCTGGCATGGCTTCTATCACGGCCACCTCCAGTGGGCGGGAATTAGGTCGTATTTCTTGGGCGGATATTCTCCAAGGTACTTAGTGGCTCGCTTTTTGTACGTCGAGACAGGTGTTTCAATAACCCCAACGCTTTTGGGGGGCATGTACCTGGATTTTGGGGTATTTTCAATTTTGGAGGGCTTTTTGCTCGGGATATATTATGGCATGATAAGCAAAGCTGAGAGCCTCCTTTTGAAGGTAGTTTACTACACCACTCTTGCCTATGGCATCGTGGGCGTTGAAACGGGGGTTCTGGATTTACCGGTTTATGTCTTCTTTTTCATAGGCTTCTACGCCCTGATACGGGGTAAATACTCCATAAGGGTGACGAGAGTTGGATAG
- a CDS encoding oligosaccharide repeat unit polymerase family protein, which produces MDSGRIFALFLATYLSLALLGKFIFRGYLGEFSSGAFFYALTFSLAVFSGYSIENRFNLPFERAYVYLILGIIASSAAGIFGVLVALIVLLGGVHVLRGSTGRYHKHAYYVGIALLVIPPLLAMWKGVIPILNPQTRYSNLKELYIASALFASLLIAYRPSLIVFLVGEVFAVISTSRTNALMIFLAYLFRAEKKELKRLLVVGIPLVALAFLARFYATKSVYIIWKLGFVQSLLYRAGFSYMVYEKLFSLGMPFGKFELLLLNPSAREYVAALFGKVNNYTYTIFGQPAYDFGIFGLFEAFLVGLALKDSEKMPMFRALSLTFLILAIENGFDALNFGILMGSAYFATVGGMRNAGQ; this is translated from the coding sequence TTGGATAGTGGCAGGATATTTGCCCTCTTTTTAGCCACTTACCTATCGCTTGCACTGCTTGGAAAGTTCATTTTTAGGGGTTACCTCGGTGAGTTTAGTTCAGGTGCGTTTTTCTATGCTCTAACATTTTCTCTGGCAGTATTTTCGGGATACAGCATCGAAAATAGGTTTAACCTCCCATTCGAGAGGGCTTATGTTTACCTAATCCTTGGCATTATAGCCAGTTCAGCCGCGGGAATTTTTGGAGTTCTGGTCGCTTTAATCGTCCTCTTGGGAGGGGTGCATGTTCTAAGAGGGAGTACCGGCAGATATCACAAACACGCTTACTATGTTGGGATAGCTTTGTTAGTTATACCCCCTCTTTTAGCGATGTGGAAGGGTGTGATTCCCATTCTAAACCCTCAGACGAGATACAGCAATTTAAAAGAACTTTACATCGCGTCTGCCCTTTTTGCGTCTTTGCTCATTGCATACCGGCCAAGCCTTATTGTTTTCCTCGTGGGGGAAGTTTTTGCAGTAATTTCAACATCCAGAACCAATGCCCTCATGATTTTTTTAGCCTACTTATTTAGGGCTGAGAAAAAGGAGCTCAAACGGCTCTTGGTAGTTGGTATCCCCCTGGTCGCTTTAGCATTTTTGGCACGCTTTTACGCAACGAAGAGCGTATACATCATTTGGAAGCTCGGCTTTGTCCAGAGCTTACTCTATAGAGCTGGATTCTCTTACATGGTTTATGAGAAGCTTTTTTCACTGGGGATGCCATTTGGAAAATTTGAACTTCTTCTCCTCAATCCAAGTGCCCGAGAATACGTCGCAGCGCTTTTTGGCAAGGTGAACAACTACACGTATACAATTTTTGGACAACCTGCATATGATTTTGGCATTTTTGGGCTTTTTGAAGCCTTCCTTGTTGGGTTGGCATTGAAAGATTCGGAAAAGATGCCTATGTTTAGAGCTCTCAGCTTGACCTTTTTAATCCTAGCAATTGAAAATGGCTTTGACGCTTTGAACTTTGGTATTTTAATGGGCTCAGCTTACTTTGCTACTGTTGGAGGGATGAGAAATGCAGGTCAATAA
- a CDS encoding ArnT family glycosyltransferase, whose protein sequence is MQVNKIKDIAGSRVILASIFLLALCLGLLLKPPKLSITYDEGLYINVARNLAKSPSNFTYQGVYMMYRPPLYPYTLSIFYRIFGYEYHLEIARTVSAVFYALTAALVYIFTVELFKDQKKGVVASLFYILNPLSFTMSNRALVHSEFSFFYTLAVFLLYKGYRDGNAKMLYASFVSAGLAILTRYTGLSIIGVFIAYLYLVSHWDWLKKKETYVGFALLALTLAPWLYLGHLYYGGALRPFSIATRVITLDTPVSAFEYLSWVLETLGIPLAILILLGFGSLEKDNVGWLVISWGAVGLAGILTVTHKEVRFLTFLMPLAGILCAQGAFLASELFSKYVPSQNRFKKVFLVIVIGITLASSTYHSLQYKQAWDGQYLEEGRTFQYASENFSPRVIGVSPRLYMLAGYYFPEAKVYQLLPTDHIKTSIREGKFDLIVWQYKTNIDKIMLEDIEESGKYKLVKEFSNGRIKVFAAYGFLQ, encoded by the coding sequence ATGCAGGTCAATAAAATAAAGGATATCGCTGGAAGCAGGGTGATTTTGGCTTCTATATTTCTACTGGCGTTGTGTTTGGGCTTACTTCTCAAGCCCCCCAAGTTGAGTATAACCTACGATGAGGGCCTATACATTAACGTTGCAAGAAACCTCGCAAAAAGCCCCTCAAACTTTACGTACCAGGGAGTTTACATGATGTACCGCCCTCCTCTGTACCCCTATACGCTCTCCATATTCTATCGCATTTTTGGTTACGAATATCATTTAGAGATAGCAAGAACAGTTTCTGCAGTTTTCTACGCCTTAACCGCCGCGCTAGTGTATATATTTACAGTGGAGCTTTTTAAGGACCAGAAAAAGGGTGTGGTTGCAAGCCTATTTTATATCCTGAATCCATTGAGCTTCACAATGTCAAATAGAGCTTTAGTTCACAGCGAATTTTCGTTCTTCTATACCTTGGCAGTATTTTTGTTATACAAAGGGTATAGAGATGGAAACGCCAAAATGCTCTACGCATCATTTGTATCCGCGGGCCTGGCGATTTTAACCCGCTATACAGGGCTTTCAATAATCGGGGTCTTTATAGCGTATCTGTACTTGGTCTCCCACTGGGACTGGCTCAAGAAAAAAGAAACTTACGTAGGATTTGCACTCTTAGCTTTAACTCTCGCACCTTGGCTGTATTTGGGCCATCTCTACTATGGAGGGGCCCTTAGGCCATTTTCAATTGCAACGAGGGTCATTACACTGGATACACCGGTTTCAGCATTTGAATACCTCAGCTGGGTTCTAGAAACCCTTGGAATTCCACTTGCAATACTAATCCTTTTAGGGTTTGGAAGCCTTGAAAAAGACAATGTAGGATGGTTAGTAATTAGCTGGGGAGCCGTTGGTCTTGCGGGAATATTGACCGTTACACACAAAGAAGTGAGATTTTTGACTTTCTTAATGCCTCTTGCGGGAATACTCTGTGCACAGGGAGCTTTCTTAGCTAGCGAGCTATTTTCCAAATATGTCCCATCTCAAAATAGATTCAAAAAGGTCTTTTTAGTCATTGTTATAGGGATCACCCTTGCGTCATCTACCTATCACTCGCTTCAATATAAACAAGCATGGGACGGTCAGTACCTTGAGGAAGGAAGGACTTTTCAATATGCCAGCGAGAACTTCAGTCCAAGAGTCATTGGAGTAAGTCCGAGGCTTTACATGCTGGCTGGTTATTACTTCCCTGAAGCAAAGGTCTATCAGCTGCTCCCAACGGACCACATAAAAACCAGCATTAGGGAGGGCAAGTTTGATTTGATTGTGTGGCAGTATAAAACTAACATAGACAAGATCATGCTGGAAGACATAGAGGAGTCTGGCAAATACAAACTCGTCAAAGAATTTAGCAACGGGAGAATAAAAGTTTTTGCAGCATATGGCTTTCTCCAATGA